GGGAGGAAAGGACTTACTTAGCCTACAGGTACTGACATTCTGGATGCCAGACTGCATGCAGGGGCAGAAGCCTTTGTTGGGTGGATAGTCCGTGCCATTGGCAAAGAGAGTTTTCGGTGCCACGAAGCGATAGGTGGGCACACCCTCGAACTTCCCAGATCGCTCGTACACCAGTGTCATGGATCTAGAATGGTTTCAGTGGAGAGGCATCAGGATTAGCCAACAGGTTCCCAGCCCAGAACTGGGCTCTTATCTTCACTGAATAAGACGCAGTTGCAACGTAACTTAGACTTTGAGATCAAGATAAACTCCAGAGCAGTGCTTTGGATAGGGAATGAGTATTTAAACCATTTGCTTTCCATGTTTTAAGCACAGATAAAGGGTTGGTCAGGACTAGTTATGAAGACAAACCACAGGCTTCTAAGTCTGTTTGCAGTATCCAGATGAGATTTGTTTAAAGGCATGTAGTaatccccagggctgctctccaaAAGATAATACCCTCTTTGTGCAAGCCTTGGCTCCGAGGTGCTCTGTCACAGGGCATGGACACTGGCTAAATCTCTTTTGCAGCACAACTCCAGCATATAGGCTGTCAGGGGAGTGGAAAATTTTACTACATTATGCAGCAAGATTTTTTCTTGATACAACAGGCTAGTGATGTTACGCTGCATTATTGCTACCAGCTGGCCAGGACAGATGCAAGTTTCCAGGAGGGAATTTTGCTCCCTTCACACTCCAGTGAGGCTTGCAAGGATGCAAACAGCCTGGGCAGGCCAAGGGGATGCTTATTCCTACAGCTGCCTTCTGACACCAGGACCAAGGATGGGGGATCCAGGGCCTGTTCAGCAGTTATGTGCATGCCTCTCAGCTGTGCTCACCTTCCAGCAAGgaggcagaggctgctgcagcacatcAGCAGGATAAAGCCTTGCCTACCTTGCAGGGACATCCAGGTAGTTGCATCTCAGCATCAGCTGCACTTAATGTGCAAACAGCATAGGAGATGAGCCCTGCATGCCCTGCAGCAAGGCAGATATGCTCTTAGTCTATCAACTGAGGTTTGTGACTCCTTCCTAGCCAGCCGGGCTAGCAGAGAGGCTGAGACAGAGATGTGGGGAGAAGAGACAGCACTGGCTGGTGAAGAGGCAGAGCCACTTCCCCCATAGCGTTATCCGGCAGGAACCTCCTGCGCTAACAAGAAGCCAAGCTTGGTTTCCTCCAATTCACTATATGCCTTGCCTGGAAACATGCTCTGTTTCCTAGAAGATTTCTGCAGTTTTACAGAAACAGGTATGTGTATTTAAACTTCGATTACCAGTAAACTTCCCTGTAAGTCCTTGGCTCTGGGCCATTTTGGTATTTGCTGATGTCCCTTGTGTAGAGGAATTCCTGCACTAATACTTGGCTCAGCTGACTTTGCTTGTTCCGTTGAAGAGGTCATTGTCCTCTATTCAGCAAGAGCGCTTGCTTGTTTTGCAGCACAATCTACAAAGCCTGAATTAACTTTATCTTCCCCAAGCTGGGGACAGGATTGTGTGCCACCTCCTGCCTCCTGGCTTCCCTTCCTTCCAGCCTCAGGGAGTTTCCACACAGGCAGGCTCTGCTGGATACTTTAACCCCTGTGTGATCAGCTAAGGTCAGGGTGTCTTATACAGGACAGACATGCACAGCAGCACATGAAGTAGGCAGCAAAAAAAGTGAAGCAGCCTGGAAACAGTGGCACAAGCCCCCCCATCACTTCTGCAAGCATTTAGTCAGCTGAAATAGTTCCGCAAATAGTTATAGCTGCATTTCCTTGTGACGACGCTTACTTCACCCTCTCACCTCCCACATCTTATCTAGACTGGTTATTTTCTACTGCTTCAACATGGGCAAGTTAGACTTCTCCGCTGATCTGGAAGGTATTTATGAATACCACAAGATGCTGCTAGTTAGACAACTACGCTGTTCGCAAAGCTCAGATACTGCAATGCTGAACGGCAGCTGAACTTTAACTACAGAAACAAGTCCTGAGCCCTCTGTGTCGCTGCACAGGTATCCTGTGTGCACGGGATGAGTGCTGCATCTCCTGGCACTTGCACAGGGACAAGCTGGCAGCTGTGGCCTCACCTGCAGGCATCAGGGCTGTAGAACTCCAGCGACGTCGGGGACATGAATGGTGGCCACATCTCCCCTGCGGTCCCATTGATCATGTTGCACTCGCTGCTCCGCCAGTAGTTCACCTACGGGACAGATGTAGAGAGAAGAGCTCAGAATGACGAGCTTGCTGGAGAGTTGGCTTCCACCCCTGCATGGGACGTCCACCACTCTACACTGCTTCCATAGCAACTTGAGATAGCAACACTAAAGAGCTTCCAAGATCTTTCCCATTCTAACATCTGGCCAATTATTGGAAAAACAGGACAAGATCCACCTGTCCCAAGTGTTCCCACAGTGGTTGATCTGTAGATTCAGTTGATTTTAGTTAGGAGTGGAATTCAACAAGGGAAGAATAAGCACCCCTTTAACAAGGTTATTTAAAGTAACGCCTTAAACACAGGCCACAGGAGCCTGGGACTTCAACCATTAGAAGCAACCAGCTCCAACAGCATTTCAAGGGAGTCAGAGTGACACCGATGATGAGCTGAACTTCATGCTTCATGACAAGCTTCTTGTCATATGGCTGCCTTCTGGCAATTTGCTAGAACAGAAGTTGCAGCAGTTGAAATCCCATAGAAACCTGCCTTCAAACCTACAACTCAAACATACAACAtcaccaagagctttcagtttATCTTGCTTTAGATCAGGCATTGCCCCTGTGTTAGAGGTTTGTTGCCTGACACTCACCTTCTTTAGTCCATTCCATGAATCCACCATGTGAACTCTACTGATGTTCTTCATGCCCGTGTTCACTGTGAACAGTCCTGAATTGGAGTTATTaagctgcagagagaagaaactaatttttaatcCACTATACACAGCAAGACTGCAATATGTTAATGACTTAGCATGCTTCGTCAGTTCTAGGGCTGTTTCACATACTGGAAGGTACTGAACTTTTACTTATTTCTGTTGCCAGCGACAGCTTCCAACACATGTGTTTCTGCCTGAGGGGAGAATTAAGGCAGCCTTACACAACCACCACCAGCTACACATGGCTGCTCCAAACGGTTTGTGAGGGGACCGTGTGTCTGGGCTATCCCCAAGACCAATATTGCTGTAATTTTAGTGTTCCCCACCAACAGTTTACTCACCTCTATAAATAAGCCAAACTTCCCCTTGAAAGGGATCAGGCCAGGAACAAACATATTTATTGTGTCTACAAGAGGGTCTTCATACCCCCACATGATCTCCCCCACTGTCCGGTTCATGAACGCCTCCTGTTTCAGGCCAGCCAGGGCTCCACTCAGTAAAAGCTTCACAAAGTTTGGCAGGTTTTCCATCATTACAGCCGCTCCCTGGGAAAGAAATCAAACCTCTGAGATGAGAGCCCAACCTTTactaaagcagcagcaatgcatCTTCGGTGGTCAGCAAGGTCTTTCTGCTGCACCGCTCTACAGCCCTGGAGAAATCCTTTGGACAAACTGAGGTTTGTGATTTATCCCCAGTTTGGGATGAAAGCAGTTGAGGCCTCACAGGCTTCATTTGCCCAGAGGATGCTCAGATGAGGTTGCAGACTCGAGCCCAGCTGCTTTGCCAGCCACTCTGCACACTCTGCTTTTAGAAGGGTAATAGCCCAACACGACAAGCAACAcccagaaagcagaaaactgtattttgtaagCTTAACCCACCTCATGGCTTGATTAGCCTTAAGCTCTACAAGAAAGTAAGCTTTGAGTCAGCGCTGGGCATTATCACCCTCCCCGCAAGCTCAGAAACTGGTACCCATCCACGGAGCAAGTCCTTACCATCATCAAAATGTTTGGCACAACGATGTACTCATCTTCGCTGCCGTTGGACAAGTCCGGCTGGAAGAAGAGTTTCCGGTACTCCAGGAAGGAGACTGTGTCATTGTCATGGAAAGTGATATTTGTTTTATACCTGAACTCTCTGCAAAGAGATGGGAGTGATCAGAAGAACCTTCCCCCACGCAGTAACCCCGCAACGCCTGTGGAGCAAGGATGGGCTGCACAGGCCTGGGCATGCTtctgaggagcagaggaaggaggcCGGACCCCAGCAAGAAGCCATGGGACAGCAGGGGAGGCAGCGTGCTGGGGAACAGGCAGTGTCAACCTCACACCCCAACCAGGGTTAGGGTCTAGCAGGAGGAGATGGCAGCCTGGGACCGAGGCAGCCCTGACAGATGGGATTCTGCAGCAACTCGCAGACACCAAGTGTTTCTTCCCAGCTGACGAGAAGGGGCTGCAATGCTCCACAGTAGCATGGTTGTCCCCAAAATCGTGAGCCTGTTACAGCTCCCAAGAGAGCTGCAGCTCAACCCACCAGCAAAAACAAAGTCCTTTATTGTGGAGCCTCTGATTTATGGCCCACATTAGGGAAGGGCACTAATCTTGCTCAGCGGGAACACAAGGACACTAATAAGCTTTGCCCCCTTGTTTATTCTTATTTACGGTAAGTGAAGCCTTTTCCCCAAGCCAAGTCACTGATGCGATCACAACATACAGAATCCACATGGTCTTATGGTGTGACCTGGCAAGCACAGGGGAAATAAGAGCATATACATACTGCCAGGTTTCCCCCAACGCCAATCAAACAGCTTTGGATTAAACCAGTAATCTCCCCACATGAGCTTGCTTAGGCTGCTGACCTGACTTTGCCTACAAGTGTAGGCACTAATGTGTTTAATATTGCTATTTATGGGTAAGTTCACACGCTCAACTCAACATCAACCATCACTTCATGTTTCGGGTTCAGAGAAGCATCTGGGGCTTCAACCACCATCCTCAGCCATAGCAAATAGACCCAGCCTTGCTGTAGGTGGGCCTGACCAAGTTTTAGTGCTCCATAATGGTTCTCATGGCCAGAGCACTCATGTTAGGCAGATTCTGGGTCTCATGTTAAATAAGAGGTCTTAGGCCAATCCGTGAAGTTTGATATTGAAGTGACTCCAGCTCTGGAGCTGGAGTCTTAAATGCCCAGTGAAGATGAAACAAGTCCATTCGGAAGATAAGGGCTGCCCACCACCACACCAACACCCCTCATGCCTACGTTTGGACCATATCGGCCCAGGTCTGGCTGCCCAACAGGTCCCCGCACGGGACTGAGCTCCACAATTCAGTGAAGCACAGACCAGCCTTACCACCCTGGAAGCCAGAGGTCCTACTTGTGGGTTTAGCAAGATCAGAGCAATTAGAGCACATTTGGGTTGCTCTAAAATCCTGTGCCACTGGACTCACACCAAGTATGCTAATGCCATGCCTTCCTGCCACAAGAGTCAGCCAGAAGCCTGGCAGGCAGCACAGTGGCCAGGCTCATGCCTAGCTGGACCACAAGCGGTACCTGACCTGTAAACATAGGGTCCACGCTGGTTCAGCACCGGCTTTGCGCCCTGGAGGACCTCCTTGGGGTTCAACACTTCAAAGAAGTGCACCGACATGTAGAAAGGAACGGGAATGTCTTTCCACATGCTGAAGGAGATGCTGCTGGGGTCGATCCTGAcattctgcaaggaaaaaaaaaaaagagtaaggaCACACAACTCTTGGGCTCAGTGGCTGCAGCTGAGCACATCCACCTTCGGCTCCATGGCAGGCCCAGCTGAAGGCAGCAGTTCCAGCAGGGGCTCTCCAGAGGATCCAGGCATGCTATGCAGACTGAAACTGAGCCAGATCTAACCCAGGAACTCTTACGTATGCAGAAGCATCAAGTTCATGCCACAGGATGTCTGTAGGCTTATTTATTCAGGCTCAACTTTCCAGATCCTACCCACAGGATTTCAGAGCTGTTTTGATGTGCTGGAGGCTCGCTCTGTGCTAGACAAGCCAGCACTGAATTATTCACAGCTCTGCATGTTTGACTTGCCTGGCAGAAACAACCCTGTCCCGAAGGCCTCTGCTCGCCTGCCGGGTTTGGCAGCTCCACGCAGCCAGAAGCACGCAAGGGCTGGGAGAGGTGACACCCATCTGCACAACTGTTTGGGCACAGGCCAGGGAGGGCCTGCTAAATTCCCCAAAAGCAGATCAAGAACTGGGATGGCAACCCAGCTGTGTCCTGACAGTGCTGCGCAGGACACCTTCGCTTCCTCTGAGCTGCCATCCTGCGGTGACTCGCAGCTGGTCATAGGGCAGGTCAAAGGCAACGCAGAATTGGCGTTTCCATATCACTCTCCTGTTTGCTGGGAAATGCCTGCAGGACCCCAAACATGACTTAAGCCCTCACCAGctccccagcccaggagctggCATCTGGGCACATCTGTCTCtactccctccctgcctcctgggGTCTGCCTTATGGACAAGTGCCTGTTCCTTCTTGAGCATTTATTTTGGGTGTGTTCCATCATAATCTTCGCTTCCTCTGCAAGCACAAGCCCTTGCCGTGGTTAAGTAACCCAGCCAGCTTATGGAAGTGGGTTTGATCCACTAATTGGTGAAGGCACGTGGGCATTATCCCACTGCAGCTTGGCAGCCCCACAACagctctcctgccctgcagcagctcgATCTGACTGTGCATGTATTTTCTGCCACAGGGGGTTGAGAAGGaaggctgctggaggtttcccCGCAACACCCCATCTTTCTTTAGCCATTTCGTGGCGAGGCTGTGCCACCCACAAGCAGCGGGGCTTTGCAAGCCCCTTGCTGAAGCCCAGATGCTCCAAGCCCTACCCCTGAGCAGACATGTCCACAGTGCAGTGTAACCCACCTAGCAAACCCTCCCCACCTTCACGTCAGCACCCACCTGCTGTTGGCCAAGAACCTCCGTCCTGCCAGCCTCAAGGATTTCCATGGCAAAGCAGCAGTTAGATGACGAGACCCACTCAGATTTTATTTAGCCTGCTTTATAATCCCTACTCCTGAGTGTCCAATAGAGTCTGAAGCTGCTTTCCTTTACTTGCTTATTCTGCCTTGCACTCCCCAGATCCCTCATtgcatatgcatttatttatgtaaTATGTACACAGTCAGATGGAGCTGCATCCCAGCTCCCTGCTACCTTTCTCAGCCCTCTCCCATCTGGGCACAGCAGCTCTAGGTACTCCACCAACGCTGCTAAGCAAGATCTACTTAACAGGGTAGCCTTACAATTAAGCTACCTGTAGGTCAAAACAAACATGGTCATACgtctgaaataaaaacagaatatttttcacttAGATGGGTTACAAAGTGTCACTGAGATGTTTGACCCCTCCTGACCAGGCTGATCTCTGTTTCTGAGGAAGCGCAAGGAACTGGCTACTGCCTGGCTCCTCCAGACAGCACCAGAAGAGCAGCAGCTCCATCAGCAGAACCCAAATCCTGCTTCTCCGGAGGCGAGGCTTCAGCCATCCTGCTCAGTAAAACCGAGAGTTGAGGTTTCCTCTTCAGATTGAGAGGAGCAGTCATGCTGTGTGCAACCACAACCTCAGTGTCACCCTCCACATCCTCTCGCCACCGTGCTCATCACCCTGCTAAAACAGCAAAGACTGTCAGTCTTCTCCCAGCTTTCAGGCAGGACAGCACAAGAGCTCCCGGGTGGAGCAGAAGTGGCAAGCGGCAGATGGATGAGTCCATGTGGTCTCACAGCGTTAAAGCTCATATCTTAGACAGGTCTGTGGCACTCCAGGTGCTTCCAGAAAAGCAATGTCCCCAGGTTTTGCAGGGCCGATGCCGCAGGCAGCCCAGCTGCCAGgacagctgcagtttctgtaaaTGGGGCAGGAGAGAGGCTCCAAGTTCCCCATTTCTACTGCATGTTCCCGTACGGACTTTACTCAAAGATATCCTCAAAACTACAATCTCTTTGCAACTAAGTGCTTTCCCATCAGGATACACCATCCAGACAGAGCTCAGGAAGCCAGGATGGGCAAACCAGCCTTCCCCTGCCTACCCCAGCCCTTCAAGGCCCAGCTCCTCTTACCTACACCACTCTCAATATCAACCCAGGAGTTTCAGTAAGGCCCTGGATATTTCTCATCACCCTAGACATCATTACTCAgttatgttttccatttcagattaAGCCTCATAGGAGCTCAGGACTGTTTTGGGTCATGCTGAAGATGTGGAGACCAAGGGCTTGAGATGAAGGGAGACCTGAGGAGAAACAAGGGCTGGTCTTTTCCTCATCTTCTGTTCTCACCGCAAGTTCTTGGGAATTAGCTAATCAAGTAGAAAGAATCAGGTCTGGCTAAAAAGAAGAGGGCAGAAAGGTTTTTGCACCAAAAATGTCGTTCCTGTTCTGCAGGGGCCATTCAGCCTTTTCTTTGCAGGTACCAGCTCCTGATGCCCATGAAACTGGACAAAGATTGACCTTTACTGCTTAAGCCACAGGACTGTCTGGCtttgcccagccagcagcacttcCAGAGGACAGAGTTAACTACAAGTTTGGTTTAGGCAGAGACTTTGCAGCACACGTAACCACAGCCATTGACTATGGGGTGTTTATTCACCTCTTTCATCAGAAGCACATTTCCAGGTGCTGCCCTGGGTGGGTGCAAGCTTGAAGAAATGCCCAGGCAGGGTGCACATCTCCTTTGGGTAGGGAGAAAAAGGTTTGGCTAAATGTGGGAATGAGCCCAATGGTTTGTTACAGCAGGATAACTGGTGCCCCAACAGCAAGGACAGGAGCACTGGTTCCCAAGACTGTGCAGCAGTTACTGGACAGACCAACAAGTCCATCCACAGCCCCATATCTTAACAGCGAGGGACAAACACCCCTTCAGCCCCAGAGCCTCCCTTGAGGTCTTCAGAGAGGCAGCTCTTTAGGTTTTCAGTGAAGGAGAGAATGACTTGGAGGTTGCTCCATGCACAAGGCTCCTTCAGAGCACTCGTGCACACCATCTGTGCCATTTCCAGTTTGGAAAGCATCTCACCAGAGTACATCTGAGCCTGCCAGTCTGCACGCCTATATGAAAGGAACAACTAGCGCTGCAGGTAAACGTAGTAGGGACAGGAGGAAGGGCTGCCACTTGCGGCAATGCTcagcccagcaccaccagcaccatcCCCCTGGCCGACTCCAGCTACGCAAAAAGCACTTGCTAAACCGGGGTGAGAGCCCATTCAGCCCAGGCACATTTGCTGTAACCAAGGGTGGAATATCCCAAGCCCGGATTTGCCCGCACTAAGATTCTGAGGCtgctcagagctgcagcagcGACACCGACGCAGAGACCCTTCGGTGCTCAGCTGTCTCGCGTTCCTCTGGATTACGCTGCACAAGGAGAACATGCCCACGCACCATCAGCCCTGGCTGCACACCGGCTCCGGCACACCGCGCTCTGCACCACCATCACCCCTGCACCTCGCACCGGCCGCGTACCAGCCCCATACCAAGCCCCCAGCCATGCACCGCCTCCACCCCCCCTCGGCCCCCATGCACCAAACGTGTACaccccccggtcccggtcccccccctccggccccgctgACCTTGATGACCTGCTCCTTGATGATGAGGGGCCCCACCAGCAGCAGGCTGACCCCCAGGAGGGCGCAGGCCGCcccggccagccccagccccaccgaCACCCTGCGCCGGGCCGCTGCCATGGCGCGGCACAGCAGAACGGAGCCGGCCCCCACCTGCCACCGCCGCTTTATGtccccgcggcgcggcccggcccggcccggcccggcggagggggcggggcggggcggggccggggcggagaggggcggggccgggggcggagcggggccgggccccggCGGCTGGCTGAGCGCAGGCGGGGCGGGTGGACCTTACGGAAAACGGAGCCCTGTGTATAGGTATAAACGTAAAAACGTGTATTAATGTAGCAACGTATTTAAATAGACAAAAATatacaagtgtgtgtgtgtgcacacatatatatgtatatctatacaTACATACGGCCCAGGCCACCCCCGGGAGGGACCAGGTCCCCCCGCGGCCACCGCATCAGCAGGCAGGGCGGCTGCGAGCCTGTTGTCACTGCAGGTGTCTGGTGTCTCGGGAGAGGGGACAAGAGCGGGCGGCTGTAAGGGGCTCAGCAGGCCGTCGGCCGGCCACCCAAGGCTCAACCCCAGGCTGTCCCCGAGGGGAAAACATCCATCGCCTCTTCACCCGCCTCTGTTTTGCCAAGGAATTGGGTGTTTTGTCTATCTTGTGCACCTAAACCGGCCCTGAACAAAAGCCTGGTCGAGACTCATCCCTAAAagtcagcagaaaataaaaaacgAAGGGAAGAGTCCAGCTTGTGACAGCCTATTTTAAAACTATTAGATGTATCATCCTGTTGTCCAAACTGTAAGTTGATCTGAGCTAACGGGTCTAGAAACTGGAGTGCACCTACCTCCAAAATGCTGTCCTCCGTGATGTGACGTATGGGTGCCATGGGGAGACACAAGCCCACGGGCTCCCACCAGCACAGCAGAGGACCCGACTGTTACCACAGCCTTCACCTTGGTGGAACACCTGTATTTGTGTCTTTACACTTAATTGTGTCTTTTTTCATTCTAGACCTTTTTCCTTGATAGTTGCCTTTGTTTAATTGCTGGAGCAATTAACATGTCTCTGTTCAATACCAGCCAGGTCTTCAcaggggaggcagctgctggctgTACTCTATTTCCCCAGCAGCAATGCTTTCAGACCCAGCACAATGTAGGTGCTGTGTCTTCCTtcactttaaaacattttgctaGAAAGAAATCCTGTGAAAGGAGTTTTCCTTCAAAAACCAATAAACCCAAGTAAGATCCAGGAGATACCCTGAGGCACCACGTGAATTGTGTGAAGCCGTCTGAAGCGAGACAGCAGGTACTTTCACGGTTAGAACAAAAGACATCCTTAACATTTATGAAACACTTTGCTGTTTTCATCAAACACTGCTGTTCTGTGGTTTATCCTACCCAAGCTGTGGTCTCCGCTCACGGGTGCCACGCTCTGTAAGTGTTTGCACTGCCACCGTTAACAACCCCTTGAAGTTCATCAAATCCAGCAAGGCGACCTGCTGAGATCAGTGCTTTGACACAGTTTACGAGACCATGACACAGGTTTCTCCTCCAACaagctctctgctgctctggtTGCAGCACATCCACTTGGATCACGCTCCAGGCCGTTACGTATTTGCACAGCATTATAGTTTTTAAGTACGGCATTGCAGggtttttctttcactgaggcatttaaaataaaagaatttctt
Above is a genomic segment from Harpia harpyja isolate bHarHar1 chromosome 9, bHarHar1 primary haplotype, whole genome shotgun sequence containing:
- the SCARB1 gene encoding scavenger receptor class B member 1 isoform X2, yielding MAAARRRVSVGLGLAGAACALLGVSLLLVGPLIIKEQVIKNVRIDPSSISFSMWKDIPVPFYMSVHFFEVLNPKEVLQGAKPVLNQRGPYVYREFRYKTNITFHDNDTVSFLEYRKLFFQPDLSNGSEDEYIVVPNILMMGAAVMMENLPNFVKLLLSGALAGLKQEAFMNRTVGEIMWGYEDPLVDTINMFVPGLIPFKGKFGLFIELNNSNSGLFTVNTGMKNISRVHMVDSWNGLKKVNYWRSSECNMINGTAGEMWPPFMSPTSLEFYSPDACRSMTLVYERSGKFEGVPTYRFVAPKTLFANGTDYPPNKGFCPCMQSGIQNVSTCRLNAPIFISHPHFYNADPALVNAVEGLHPSKDQHALFLDVHPMTGIPMNCSIKLQLNLYIKQVSGIIQTGKIKPVVLPLLWFAESGSIEGSVLKQFYTNLVLIPSLLDYLQYIFLGLSVLLIMSAAVLMATSQRTTAEKSPRHPTTQSKPPSSSETTPLLHDADTLSQDDAEA
- the SCARB1 gene encoding scavenger receptor class B member 1 isoform X1, with translation MAAARRRVSVGLGLAGAACALLGVSLLLVGPLIIKEQVIKNVRIDPSSISFSMWKDIPVPFYMSVHFFEVLNPKEVLQGAKPVLNQRGPYVYREFRYKTNITFHDNDTVSFLEYRKLFFQPDLSNGSEDEYIVVPNILMMGAAVMMENLPNFVKLLLSGALAGLKQEAFMNRTVGEIMWGYEDPLVDTINMFVPGLIPFKGKFGLFIELNNSNSGLFTVNTGMKNISRVHMVDSWNGLKKVNYWRSSECNMINGTAGEMWPPFMSPTSLEFYSPDACRSMTLVYERSGKFEGVPTYRFVAPKTLFANGTDYPPNKGFCPCMQSGIQNVSTCRLNAPIFISHPHFYNADPALVNAVEGLHPSKDQHALFLDVHPMTGIPMNCSIKLQLNLYIKQVSGIIQTGKIKPVVLPLLWFAESGSIEGSVLKQFYTNLVLIPSLLDYLQYIFLGLSVLLIMSAAVLMATSQERCSLFWSSNKKNSNSNKTNQATPGKNLPPVKGTVLREARL